One window from the genome of Hydra vulgaris chromosome 02, alternate assembly HydraT2T_AEP encodes:
- the LOC100205642 gene encoding putative leucine-rich repeat-containing protein DDB_G0290503 isoform X1 — MEKKRKNILSLFLLLIWHKQAISHYIPKLVTFWGQNRANAVLDTVEMNLASLCSFESPYSTIVVGYVSRYVDHRNEDFLPGMGFSVHCARPQDRGHISFLYCPLIGRDIRYCQQRGKKILIGIGGPGSPAKFESTQGAERFANLIWNLFLGGDETNDLRPFGSVILNGINFFMQNNDPLHTNVFIQTLDQLRNMDLSRRYLLTISPSCLFPDSFFGPDGEKILDISTKFIDEIYVRFTDSACCMKGSIGFRESLTSWKNFVVTANHPKLYIGVPAAIQATRTPSCYRSPLEMIVVYNSLKTNPSFRGFAIIDNSFDLQNLNDGFLFSKPLLSLIRDMQSHYQNHYFGENKPPRFREKAPVIIPVKIPIKVLVPVKVPVPYKVPVPVPAPYPVVQTTLQPSNVWTKPIEQTNEPTNGNSITTTTFQYPTEPIVPSTANPNDDNDKDSAAQINEDVDNQDDDLNNQILYPTRTTISSLSVNLQPFPENKTDEQDLDSDDLEESFDDDDDEEPDEDSDDEEKQYTVFDQASISEPTKKLATRRPPLYLPNNLFMKKRANNTQVELKNHHPIFSYQPFYKQLSKKYSTSPKKDVVKNKNIRNQVKKVSFDKKLINNSINTSIYRYSTKKSFNTTIYRYNTKQMKKYSDQNIVKNNKTINRNFKTDKIEKNTHSEKDLKTFLHNIFQPVNKKESFKSNKKNIYNILPREDKIDIIYDSPTKKDAVTGKTIKGTKMNIIIDVPDKKSKLTENVSNYGVSIKTTCGKTECNEYINPESFYKNRDDLFLSTNKLDNYKREIDLSRQSPNPIEELEEDYVESLLGRFAEDSDGDEVNEDETDLMSNNNINKKRNKLRSNPIEYDDQIPVKKQMEFRIPNVANSNSANGQMTLNDQMQENEKYLKLLQDDFQKQLDQFNNDIIKEQPVDPSEIDQNATFPYNVKESELEKIIKGDLDIGKVQLRDLISNVNVKGNMDHLKMLMSAMQNDINNANNAIIEREKNINEKQTENKNDKNAPKNFF, encoded by the exons atggaaaaaaaaagaaaaaacattttgtctttatttttgcttttgatCTGGCATAAACAAG CTATTTCACACTATATACCAAAACTTGTCACCTTTTGGGGTCAAAATAGAGCAAATGCTGTATTGGATACAGTAGAGATGAACTTAGCGAGCTTGTGTTCTTTTGAGTCACCCTATTCAACCATTGTTGTGGGATATGTTAGCAGATACGTTGATCATAGAAATGAAG ATTTTTTGCCTGGAATGGGTTTTTCAGTACATTGTGCTAGACCTCAAGATCGCGGACATATATCGTTTCTATATTGTCCTCTAATTGGACGTGATATTCGTTATTGCCAACAACGCggtaagaaaattttaattggaaTAGGTGGCCCTGGATCTCCTGCTAAATTTGAAAGTACTCAAGGCGCGGAAAGATTTGCCAATCTAATCTGGAACCTTTTTCTTGGAGGTGACGAAACAAATGATTTACGTCCGTTTGGAAG cgTCATTTTGAATgggattaacttttttatgcaAAACAACGATCCGCTGCATACCAATGTCTTTATTCAAACGCTTGATCAGTTAAGAAATATGGATTTATCTCGAcgttatttattaacaatttcacCTTCATGTTTGTTTCCTGATTCATTTTTTGGTCCGGATGGAGAAAAAATCCTTGATATTTCAACTAAATTCATCGatgaa atatatgTCAGATTTACAGATAGTGCATGTTGCATGAAAGGATCCATAGGTTTTCGTGAATCCTTAACTAGTtggaaaaattttgttgttacaGCTAATCATCCAAAACTATACATAGGTGTACCTGCAGCAATACAAGCAACAAGAACACCTAGCTGCTACCGCTCGCCTTTAGAAATGATTGttgtttataat tcTTTAAAAACGAATCCAAGCTTTCGAGGATTTGCAATTATCGATAACTCATTTGatcttcaaaatttaaatgatggatttttatttagtaaaccATTACTTTCTTTGATTCGAGATATGCAATCTCATTATCAAAACCATTATTTTGGAGAAAATAAACCACCAAGATTTCGTGAAAAAGCTCCTGTTATTATACCAGTAAAAATTCCGATTAAAGTTTTAGTTCCGGTAAAAGTTCCTGTACCATATAAAGTACCTGTACCAGTACCTGCTCCGTACCCTGTTGTACAAACTACTTTACAACCTTCGAATGTATGGACTAAACCAATAGAACAAACTAATGAACCAACAAATGGAAATTCtattacaacaacaacatttCAGTATCCGACAGAACCTATTGTTCCAAGTACTGCAAATCCAAATGATGACAATGATAAGGATAGTGCCGCTCAAATAAATGAAGACGTTGATAATCAAGATGACGATTTAAACAACCAAATTTTATATCCGACTAGAACTACGATTTCATCGTTATCCGTTAATTTACAACCGTTTCCAGAGAACAAAACTGATGAGCAAGATTTAGATTCAGACGATTTAGAAGAGTCTTTTGATGACGATGATGACGAGGAACCAGACGaagattctgatgatgaagaaaaaCAGTATACTGTATTTGATCAAGCTTCTATAAGTGAGCCAACAAAAAAACTAGCAACAAGAAGACCACCTTTGTATTTACCTAATAATCTCTTTATGAAAAAGCGAGCAAATAACACTCAGGTTGAATTGAAAAACCATCATCCAATTTTCTCGTATCAGCCATTTTACAAACAactctcaaaaaaatattctactagtccaaaaaaagatgttgttaaaaacaaaaatatacgtAATCAGgtcaaaaaagtttcttttgacaaaaaattgattaataatTCAATTAACACGTCAATTTATCGATATAGCACTAAAAAGTCGTTTAACACAACAATATATCGATATAACACCaagcaaatgaaaaaatattcagatcaaaatatagtaaaaaataacaaaaccataaatagaaattttaagacagataaaattgaaaaaaatacgcATTCTGAGAAAGATCTGAAAACATTTCTTCACAACATCTTCCAGCCAGTTAACAAAAAGGaaagttttaaatcaaacaaaaaaaatatatacaacattttACCTAGAGAAGATAAAATAGATATAATTTACGATTCACCGACAAAAAAAGATGCAGTTACAGGTAAAACAATTAAAGGaacaaaaatgaatattattatagatGTTCCGGacaaaaaaagtaagttaacgGAAAATGTTAGTAATTATGGTGTGAGCATTAAGACAACATGCGGCAAAACGGAATGCAACGAATATATCAATCCagaatcattttataaaaatagagatGATCTTTTTCTCAGCACAAACAAACTTGACAACTACAAACGAGAAATTGATCTTAGTAGGCAGTCCCCCAATCCAATAGAAGAATTGGAAGAAGACTATGTTGAAAGCTTACTCGGTAGGTTTGCTGAAGATTCAGATGGCGATGAAGTCAACGAGGATGAAACTGATTTAATGAGtaataacaacattaacaaaaaaagaaataagctGAGAAGCAATCCTATTGAATACGATGATCAAATACccgtaaaaaaacaaatggagTTTAGAATTCCAAATGTTGCCAATTCTAACTCAGCAAATGGTCAAATGACTTTAAACGACCAAATGCAAGAAAAcgaaaaatacttaaaactactTCAGGATGACTTTCAAAAGCAATTGGACCAGTTTaacaatgatattattaaagaacAACCTGTTGATCCTTCGGAAATTGATCAAAATGCTACATTTCCTTACAACGTTAaagaaagcgagttggaaaaaataattaaaggaGACTTAGATATTGGAAAAGTCCAATTAAGAGATTTGATTTCTAATGTCAATGTTAAAGGAAACATGGACCATTTAAAAATGCTTATGAGTGCAATGCAGAACGATATTAATAATGCTAACAATGCAATAATAGAAAGAGAAAAGAATATCAATGAAAAACAAACTgagaataaaaatgataaaaatgcgccgaaaaattttttttaa
- the LOC100205642 gene encoding putative leucine-rich repeat-containing protein DDB_G0290503 isoform X2 has product MEKKRKNILSLFLLLIWHKQAISHYIPKLVTFWGQNRANAVLDTVEMNLASLCSFESPYSTIVVGYVSRYVDHRNEDFLPGMGFSVHCARPQDRGHISFLYCPLIGRDIRYCQQRGKKILIGIGGPGSPAKFESTQGAERFANLIWNLFLGGDETNDLRPFGSVILNGINFFMQNNDPLHTNVFIQTLDQLRNMDLSRRYLLTISPSCLFPDSFFGPDGEKILDISTKFIDESLKTNPSFRGFAIIDNSFDLQNLNDGFLFSKPLLSLIRDMQSHYQNHYFGENKPPRFREKAPVIIPVKIPIKVLVPVKVPVPYKVPVPVPAPYPVVQTTLQPSNVWTKPIEQTNEPTNGNSITTTTFQYPTEPIVPSTANPNDDNDKDSAAQINEDVDNQDDDLNNQILYPTRTTISSLSVNLQPFPENKTDEQDLDSDDLEESFDDDDDEEPDEDSDDEEKQYTVFDQASISEPTKKLATRRPPLYLPNNLFMKKRANNTQVELKNHHPIFSYQPFYKQLSKKYSTSPKKDVVKNKNIRNQVKKVSFDKKLINNSINTSIYRYSTKKSFNTTIYRYNTKQMKKYSDQNIVKNNKTINRNFKTDKIEKNTHSEKDLKTFLHNIFQPVNKKESFKSNKKNIYNILPREDKIDIIYDSPTKKDAVTGKTIKGTKMNIIIDVPDKKSKLTENVSNYGVSIKTTCGKTECNEYINPESFYKNRDDLFLSTNKLDNYKREIDLSRQSPNPIEELEEDYVESLLGRFAEDSDGDEVNEDETDLMSNNNINKKRNKLRSNPIEYDDQIPVKKQMEFRIPNVANSNSANGQMTLNDQMQENEKYLKLLQDDFQKQLDQFNNDIIKEQPVDPSEIDQNATFPYNVKESELEKIIKGDLDIGKVQLRDLISNVNVKGNMDHLKMLMSAMQNDINNANNAIIEREKNINEKQTENKNDKNAPKNFF; this is encoded by the exons atggaaaaaaaaagaaaaaacattttgtctttatttttgcttttgatCTGGCATAAACAAG CTATTTCACACTATATACCAAAACTTGTCACCTTTTGGGGTCAAAATAGAGCAAATGCTGTATTGGATACAGTAGAGATGAACTTAGCGAGCTTGTGTTCTTTTGAGTCACCCTATTCAACCATTGTTGTGGGATATGTTAGCAGATACGTTGATCATAGAAATGAAG ATTTTTTGCCTGGAATGGGTTTTTCAGTACATTGTGCTAGACCTCAAGATCGCGGACATATATCGTTTCTATATTGTCCTCTAATTGGACGTGATATTCGTTATTGCCAACAACGCggtaagaaaattttaattggaaTAGGTGGCCCTGGATCTCCTGCTAAATTTGAAAGTACTCAAGGCGCGGAAAGATTTGCCAATCTAATCTGGAACCTTTTTCTTGGAGGTGACGAAACAAATGATTTACGTCCGTTTGGAAG cgTCATTTTGAATgggattaacttttttatgcaAAACAACGATCCGCTGCATACCAATGTCTTTATTCAAACGCTTGATCAGTTAAGAAATATGGATTTATCTCGAcgttatttattaacaatttcacCTTCATGTTTGTTTCCTGATTCATTTTTTGGTCCGGATGGAGAAAAAATCCTTGATATTTCAACTAAATTCATCGatgaa tcTTTAAAAACGAATCCAAGCTTTCGAGGATTTGCAATTATCGATAACTCATTTGatcttcaaaatttaaatgatggatttttatttagtaaaccATTACTTTCTTTGATTCGAGATATGCAATCTCATTATCAAAACCATTATTTTGGAGAAAATAAACCACCAAGATTTCGTGAAAAAGCTCCTGTTATTATACCAGTAAAAATTCCGATTAAAGTTTTAGTTCCGGTAAAAGTTCCTGTACCATATAAAGTACCTGTACCAGTACCTGCTCCGTACCCTGTTGTACAAACTACTTTACAACCTTCGAATGTATGGACTAAACCAATAGAACAAACTAATGAACCAACAAATGGAAATTCtattacaacaacaacatttCAGTATCCGACAGAACCTATTGTTCCAAGTACTGCAAATCCAAATGATGACAATGATAAGGATAGTGCCGCTCAAATAAATGAAGACGTTGATAATCAAGATGACGATTTAAACAACCAAATTTTATATCCGACTAGAACTACGATTTCATCGTTATCCGTTAATTTACAACCGTTTCCAGAGAACAAAACTGATGAGCAAGATTTAGATTCAGACGATTTAGAAGAGTCTTTTGATGACGATGATGACGAGGAACCAGACGaagattctgatgatgaagaaaaaCAGTATACTGTATTTGATCAAGCTTCTATAAGTGAGCCAACAAAAAAACTAGCAACAAGAAGACCACCTTTGTATTTACCTAATAATCTCTTTATGAAAAAGCGAGCAAATAACACTCAGGTTGAATTGAAAAACCATCATCCAATTTTCTCGTATCAGCCATTTTACAAACAactctcaaaaaaatattctactagtccaaaaaaagatgttgttaaaaacaaaaatatacgtAATCAGgtcaaaaaagtttcttttgacaaaaaattgattaataatTCAATTAACACGTCAATTTATCGATATAGCACTAAAAAGTCGTTTAACACAACAATATATCGATATAACACCaagcaaatgaaaaaatattcagatcaaaatatagtaaaaaataacaaaaccataaatagaaattttaagacagataaaattgaaaaaaatacgcATTCTGAGAAAGATCTGAAAACATTTCTTCACAACATCTTCCAGCCAGTTAACAAAAAGGaaagttttaaatcaaacaaaaaaaatatatacaacattttACCTAGAGAAGATAAAATAGATATAATTTACGATTCACCGACAAAAAAAGATGCAGTTACAGGTAAAACAATTAAAGGaacaaaaatgaatattattatagatGTTCCGGacaaaaaaagtaagttaacgGAAAATGTTAGTAATTATGGTGTGAGCATTAAGACAACATGCGGCAAAACGGAATGCAACGAATATATCAATCCagaatcattttataaaaatagagatGATCTTTTTCTCAGCACAAACAAACTTGACAACTACAAACGAGAAATTGATCTTAGTAGGCAGTCCCCCAATCCAATAGAAGAATTGGAAGAAGACTATGTTGAAAGCTTACTCGGTAGGTTTGCTGAAGATTCAGATGGCGATGAAGTCAACGAGGATGAAACTGATTTAATGAGtaataacaacattaacaaaaaaagaaataagctGAGAAGCAATCCTATTGAATACGATGATCAAATACccgtaaaaaaacaaatggagTTTAGAATTCCAAATGTTGCCAATTCTAACTCAGCAAATGGTCAAATGACTTTAAACGACCAAATGCAAGAAAAcgaaaaatacttaaaactactTCAGGATGACTTTCAAAAGCAATTGGACCAGTTTaacaatgatattattaaagaacAACCTGTTGATCCTTCGGAAATTGATCAAAATGCTACATTTCCTTACAACGTTAaagaaagcgagttggaaaaaataattaaaggaGACTTAGATATTGGAAAAGTCCAATTAAGAGATTTGATTTCTAATGTCAATGTTAAAGGAAACATGGACCATTTAAAAATGCTTATGAGTGCAATGCAGAACGATATTAATAATGCTAACAATGCAATAATAGAAAGAGAAAAGAATATCAATGAAAAACAAACTgagaataaaaatgataaaaatgcgccgaaaaattttttttaa